One Brassica napus cultivar Da-Ae chromosome A5, Da-Ae, whole genome shotgun sequence DNA window includes the following coding sequences:
- the LOC106436394 gene encoding Boron transporter 1-like (The RefSeq protein has 2 substitutions compared to this genomic sequence): protein MEETFVPFEGIKNDLKGRLMCYKQDWTGGFKAGFRILAPTTYIFFASAIPVISFGEQLERNTDGVLTAVQTLASTAICGIIHSVIGGQPLLILGVAEPTVIMYTFMFNFAKARPELGRDLFLAWSGWVCVWTALMLFVMAICGACSIINRFTRVAGELFGLLIAMLFMQQAIKGLVDEFRIPERENQKLMEFLPSWRFANGMFALVPPFGLLLTGLRSRKARSWRYGTGWLRSLIADYGVPLMVLVWTGVSYIPSGDVPKGIPRRLLSPNPWSPGAYGNWTVAKEMLDVPVVYIIGAFIPASMIAVLYYFDHSVASQLAQQKEFNLRKPSSYHYDLLLLGFLTLMCGLLGVPPSNGVIPQSPMHTKSLATLKYQLLRNRLVATARKSIKTNASLGQLYNNMQEAYHHMQTPLVYQQPQGLKELKESTIQATTFTGNLNAPVDETLFDIEKEIDDLLPVEVKEQRVSNFLQSTMVGGCVAAMPILKMIPTSVLWGYFAFMAIESLPGNQFWERILLLFTAPSRRFKVLEDYHATFVETVPFKTIAMFTIFQTVYLLICFGLTWIPIAGVMFPLMIMFLIPVRQYILPRFFKGAHLQDLDAAEYEEAPALPFNLAAETEIGSTTSYPGDSEILDEVITRSRGEFRHTSSPKVTSSSSTPLNNRSLSQVFSPRVGELRFGQMSPRVVGNSPKPVSCGRSPLNQSSSK, encoded by the exons ATGGAAGAGACGTTTGTGCCGTTTGAAGGAATCAAGAATGACCTCAAAGGCAGACTCATGTGCTATAAGCAAGACTGGACCGGCGGATTCAAAGCTGGCTTTAGGATTCTGGCTCCCACCACTTACATATTCTTCGCCTCTGCGATTCCTGTCATCTCCTTCGGTGAACAGCTCGAACGAAACACTG ATGGAGTTCTCACGGCTGTTCAGACCTTAGCATCCACCGCCATTTGCGGCATCATTCACTCTGTTATCGGAGGTCAGCCACTTCTTATACTCGGTGTTGCAGAGCCGACTGTGATCATGTATACATTCATGTTTAACTTCGCAAAGGCTAGACCTGAACTTGGACGTGACCTCTTCTTGGCTTGGTCTGGATG GGTTTGTGTTTGGACTGCTTTGATGCTGTTTGTGATGGCTATATGTGGAGCTTGTTCCATCATCAACAGGTTTACTCGTGTAGCTGGTGAACTGTTTGGACTGCTTATCGCTATGCTCTTCATGCAACAAGCCATCAAA GGGCTAGTGGATGAATTTCGCATTCCGGAACGAGAAAACCAGAAGCTGATGGAGTTCTTACCTTCCTGGAGGTTCGCTAATGGGATGTTCGCTCTGGTTCTCTCCTTTGGTCTTCTTCTAACTGGACTTAGAAGCAGAAAAGCCAGATCATGGCGGTACGGTACTG GCTGGCTCAGAAGCTTAATAGCTGACTATGGTGTACCACTAATGGTGCTAGTGTGGACCGGTGTCTCCTACATTCCATCAGGAGATGTTCCTAAAGGAATCCCTCGGAGACTTCTTAGCCCAAATCCTTGGTCTCCTGGTGCTTATGGAAACTGGACCGTGGCAAAGGAGATGCTTGATGTTCCAGTCGTCTACATAATTGGAGCGTTCATTCCAGCATCAATGATTGCTGTGCTTTACTACTTTGATCATAGCGTAGCTTCACAGCTTGCTCAGCAGAAAGAGTTCAATTTGAGAAAACCTTCTTCTTACCACTATGACTTGCTTCTTCTTGGGTTCCTg ACTTTAATGTGTGGTTTACTCGGAGTCCCTCCATCAAATGGTGTCATTCCTCAATCTCCAATGCACACCAAGAGCTTAGCAACTCTTAAGTATCAG CTGCTTCGTAACAGACTGGTTGCAACAGCAAGAAAAAGCATCAAAACTAATGCTAGTTTGGGGCAGCTCTACAACAATATGCAAGAAGCTTATCATCACATGCAGACACCATTAGTATACCAGCAACCTCAA GGTTTAAAAGAACTGAAAGAATCAACGATCCAAGCAACTACATTCACCGGAAACCTCAACGCTCCGGTTGATGAAACTCTATTCGATATAGAGAAAGAGATTGATGATTTGTTACCAGTGGAAGTCAAAGAGCAGCGTGTAAGCAACTTCCTTCAGTCCACAATGGTAGGAGGATGCGTTGCTGCTATGCCTATCCTTAAAATGATCCCAACCTCTGTCCTTTGGGGTTACTTCGCCTTTATGGCTATTGAGAGCTTACCCGGAAACCAGTTCTGGGAGAGAATCTTACTTCTCTTCACCGCCCCTAGTCGCCGCTTCAA GGTTCTTGAAGACTACCACGCAACGTTCGTTGAGACGGTTCCATTCAAGACGATTGCAATGTTCACTATTTTCCAAACGGTTTATCTGTTAATCTGCTTTGGCCTCACATGGATCCCAATAGCAGGAGTCATGTTCCCTTTGATGATCATGTTCTTAATCCCCGTTAGACAATACATCCTCCCTAGATTCTTCAAAGGAGCTCATCTTCAGGACTTGGACGCAGCAGAGTATGAAGAAGCTCCAGCTTTACCCTTTAATCTCGCAGCG GAAACGGAGATTGGATCGACAACTTCGTATCCAGGAGACTCAGAGATTCTTGATGAGGTTATTACACGAAGCAGAGGAGAGTTTAGACACACGAGTAGTCCTAAGGTCACGAGTTCGAGTTCAACTCCGCTCAATAATAGGAGTTTGTCTCAAGTGTTTAGTCCACGAGTGGGTGAACTCAGGTTTGGTCAGATGAGTCCTCGAGTCGTTGGTAATAGTCCAAAGCCTGTTAGTTGTGGAAGGAGTCCCTTGAACCAGTCCTCGTCAAAGtga
- the LOC106436390 gene encoding short-chain dehydrogenase reductase 3b isoform X2, which yields MSGRRLEGKVVIITGGASGIGAESVRLFTKHGARVVIVDVQDELGQELSVSIGEDKASYYHCDVTNETEVENAVKYTVDKHGRLDVLFSNAGVIEPFVSILDLNLDALDRTIAVNLRGAAAFFKHAARAMVEKGTRGSIICTTSIAAEIAGTAPHGYTASKHGLLGLIKSASGGLGKYGIRVNGVAPFGVATPLVCNGFNMEPNVVEENTSASANLKGIVLKASHVAEAALFLASDESAYVSGQNLAVDGGYTVVKS from the exons ATGTCTGGACGCAG ATTGGAGGGCAAAGTCGTAATCATCACGGGCGGAGCAAGCGGGATTGGAGCTGAGTCCGTCAGGTTATTCACCAAACACGGCGCCCGAGTCGTTATAGTTGATGTACAAGACGAGCTCGGTCAAGAACTTTCTGTTTCCATCGGAGAAGACAAGGCAAGTTACTATCATTGCGATGTCACAAATGAGACAGAAGTAGAAAACGCCGTCAAGTACACCGTCGACAAACACGGAAGGCTTGACGTTCTGTTTAGTAACGCCGGCGTTATAGAGCCGTTTGTGAGCATTCTTGACCTAAATCTTGACGCGTTAGACCGAACTATCGCCGTTAACCTCCGTGGCGCAGCCGCCTTTTTTAAACACGCGGCACGTGCCATGGTGGAGAAAGGCACGCGTGGCTCCATCATTTGCACCACCAGCATCGCCGCTGAGATCGCCGGGACGGCACCACACGG ATATACTGCGTCGAAGCATGGGCTGTTAGGACTGATCAAATCAGCTTCTGGCGGGTTGGGGAAGTACGGGATAAGAGTAAATGGCGTTGCTCCGTTTGGGGTGGCCACACCATTAGTTTGCAACGGATTCAATATGGAGCCAAACGTGGTCGAGGAAAACACGTCAGCGTCGGCGAATCTGAAGGGAATTGTGTTGAAAGCTAGCCATGTGGCAGAGGCTGCTCTGTTTCTAGCATCGGATGAGTCGGCTTACGTAAGCGGTCAGAACCTGGCTGTTGACGGCGGTTACACGGTGGTTAAGTCGTAG
- the LOC106436390 gene encoding short-chain dehydrogenase reductase 3b isoform X1 encodes MHIIHMHKYQHISSRKYHSERFNNVWTQAIFSSLTPFPYNGIHKFIFMQYDLLNLCRLEGKVVIITGGASGIGAESVRLFTKHGARVVIVDVQDELGQELSVSIGEDKASYYHCDVTNETEVENAVKYTVDKHGRLDVLFSNAGVIEPFVSILDLNLDALDRTIAVNLRGAAAFFKHAARAMVEKGTRGSIICTTSIAAEIAGTAPHGYTASKHGLLGLIKSASGGLGKYGIRVNGVAPFGVATPLVCNGFNMEPNVVEENTSASANLKGIVLKASHVAEAALFLASDESAYVSGQNLAVDGGYTVVKS; translated from the exons ATGCATATAATACACATGCATAAATATCAGCACATCAGTTCTCGTAAATATCATTCAGAACGCTTCAACAATGTCTGGACGCAGGCAATTTTCTCATCTCTCACACCATTTCCATATAACGgtatacataaatttatatttatgcaaTATGATTTGTTGAATCTTTGCAGATTGGAGGGCAAAGTCGTAATCATCACGGGCGGAGCAAGCGGGATTGGAGCTGAGTCCGTCAGGTTATTCACCAAACACGGCGCCCGAGTCGTTATAGTTGATGTACAAGACGAGCTCGGTCAAGAACTTTCTGTTTCCATCGGAGAAGACAAGGCAAGTTACTATCATTGCGATGTCACAAATGAGACAGAAGTAGAAAACGCCGTCAAGTACACCGTCGACAAACACGGAAGGCTTGACGTTCTGTTTAGTAACGCCGGCGTTATAGAGCCGTTTGTGAGCATTCTTGACCTAAATCTTGACGCGTTAGACCGAACTATCGCCGTTAACCTCCGTGGCGCAGCCGCCTTTTTTAAACACGCGGCACGTGCCATGGTGGAGAAAGGCACGCGTGGCTCCATCATTTGCACCACCAGCATCGCCGCTGAGATCGCCGGGACGGCACCACACGG ATATACTGCGTCGAAGCATGGGCTGTTAGGACTGATCAAATCAGCTTCTGGCGGGTTGGGGAAGTACGGGATAAGAGTAAATGGCGTTGCTCCGTTTGGGGTGGCCACACCATTAGTTTGCAACGGATTCAATATGGAGCCAAACGTGGTCGAGGAAAACACGTCAGCGTCGGCGAATCTGAAGGGAATTGTGTTGAAAGCTAGCCATGTGGCAGAGGCTGCTCTGTTTCTAGCATCGGATGAGTCGGCTTACGTAAGCGGTCAGAACCTGGCTGTTGACGGCGGTTACACGGTGGTTAAGTCGTAG